Proteins encoded by one window of Teretinema zuelzerae:
- a CDS encoding response regulator, with protein MYTVFLVEDEPLIRANMRNAIENSGEPFSCIGEAGDGELALTIIQDLKPDILITDIKMPFMDGLTLARHAKAIIPWLRVIIVSGYDDFDLARQAIDIGVDQYILKPTPNKDLFAALHVASEKIAEHKKQSVSFLKHQSNDEMVKNTLIGSFLEQLCNGEIGADEALRRADELETGLLSKSYAVAIAQYEGKNGYPNRLTITSKAKYALRNDPEVLFFMSGADHVVLIVKGPTDIDATGKAYHAAQTLKHEIEDDGSTKLTVGISAVTNRITGIHDAYREAGVLLKTFAQTHRSRIFCSGDLCRGDASVVPAIDDLFDADVENKLKFATPQDVPAIVAEFAKSIDTDEMQSLLYRYYILMDLTAAATRIIRNFNPSMAQAELSRHFASRKDVFSSAISAQEFTDLATKICLKFIELRDSGNSCHHKKIVQKACDFIKENFNTPDISLNTVAAHVSLSPTHFSTIFAQEMSVTFIDYLTGARMEKVKELLVTTDEKIVSIAFSVGYNEPNYLSYIFKKREGLTPKEYRTMKKAKAE; from the coding sequence ATGTATACTGTTTTTCTCGTCGAGGACGAGCCCCTGATCCGGGCGAACATGCGAAACGCGATCGAGAACAGCGGCGAACCCTTTAGCTGCATAGGCGAGGCTGGAGACGGCGAACTCGCGCTTACGATCATACAGGACCTGAAGCCCGATATCCTCATCACCGACATCAAGATGCCCTTCATGGACGGACTCACCCTCGCGCGGCACGCGAAGGCGATTATTCCCTGGCTCCGCGTCATCATCGTGAGCGGATACGACGACTTCGACCTCGCGCGGCAGGCTATCGACATCGGCGTCGATCAGTACATCCTGAAACCTACGCCGAACAAGGATCTCTTCGCGGCGCTGCACGTCGCGAGCGAAAAAATCGCCGAGCATAAAAAACAAAGCGTCTCGTTCTTGAAGCACCAGTCGAACGACGAGATGGTGAAGAATACTCTCATCGGTTCGTTTCTGGAACAGCTCTGCAACGGCGAAATCGGCGCCGACGAGGCGCTGCGCCGCGCCGACGAACTGGAGACAGGACTCCTGAGCAAGAGCTACGCGGTGGCGATCGCGCAGTATGAGGGAAAAAACGGTTACCCAAATCGCCTGACGATCACGTCCAAGGCGAAATACGCGCTGAGGAATGACCCGGAGGTCCTTTTTTTCATGAGCGGCGCGGACCACGTCGTGCTGATCGTCAAGGGGCCGACGGACATCGACGCCACCGGGAAGGCCTACCACGCAGCCCAGACGCTAAAGCACGAGATCGAAGACGACGGGTCGACCAAGCTCACCGTCGGCATCTCAGCCGTGACAAACCGCATCACGGGCATCCACGACGCGTACCGCGAGGCAGGCGTCTTGCTGAAGACGTTCGCCCAGACACACCGCAGCCGAATATTCTGCTCGGGCGACCTCTGCCGCGGCGACGCATCCGTCGTCCCGGCCATCGACGACCTCTTCGACGCCGACGTGGAAAACAAACTCAAATTCGCCACTCCGCAGGACGTTCCCGCCATCGTCGCAGAGTTCGCGAAAAGCATCGACACCGACGAGATGCAGAGCCTCCTCTACCGATATTACATTCTCATGGATCTCACTGCGGCCGCGACGCGCATCATCCGCAACTTCAACCCGTCGATGGCACAGGCCGAGCTTTCCCGTCACTTCGCAAGCCGCAAGGACGTGTTCTCTTCGGCCATTTCCGCGCAGGAGTTCACCGATCTCGCGACAAAGATTTGCCTGAAGTTCATAGAGCTCCGCGACAGCGGCAACAGCTGCCATCACAAAAAAATCGTTCAGAAGGCCTGCGACTTCATCAAAGAAAACTTTAATACCCCCGATATTTCGCTCAATACCGTCGCAGCCCACGTCTCTTTAAGCCCGACGCACTTCAGCACGATCTTCGCGCAGGAAATGTCCGTGACATTCATAGACTATCTGACCGGGGCCAGGATGGAAAAGGTAAAAGAACTACTCGTGACCACCGACGAAAAAATCGTCAGCATCGCTTTCTCTGTCGGCTACAACGAGCCGAATTACCTCAGCTACATCTTCAAAAAGCGCGAGGGACTGACCCCGAAGGAATACCGGACAATGAAGAAGGCGAAAGCGGAGTGA
- a CDS encoding glycosyltransferase → MKISVLIPLYKEPKFFVPMVRSLRLNEYEDLEIVAVVDGPMTDSISHALSEAGDSAKVVFPDEHVGKAEALNRAAFSIETDAFLFLDNDIELPRDPTFISRLASKLVEFDIVDMPKEVIVESVFSAMIAHEYQSLAMASLLFSRLVHRSPGVIGAAFAVRKSLFDRLGGFKRVVHEDGDFGARAFRLHARYAYDLSLKVRTGMPDTLDDWIKQRKRWTLINVLWFKDNFLYMAKSVFRQPSILTTLLAIALPSVVSLLLFASLTVGKLSFLNPLIFMIAQSFQFPAGLFLWLSHHAMLSDGLISTLAGFAFTFAVYGSFSAIARFRFNPLSFVLYYLAYAPFIMAINIAMFITQWRTVSVDLEWKT, encoded by the coding sequence ATGAAAATATCTGTGCTTATACCGTTGTACAAGGAACCGAAGTTTTTTGTCCCTATGGTTCGTTCTCTGCGTTTGAACGAGTATGAAGATCTGGAAATAGTCGCTGTTGTCGACGGTCCGATGACGGATTCCATCAGTCACGCGCTTTCCGAAGCGGGCGATTCGGCGAAGGTAGTCTTCCCCGATGAGCATGTAGGGAAGGCCGAGGCTCTTAACCGCGCAGCTTTTTCGATCGAGACTGATGCGTTTCTTTTTCTCGATAATGATATCGAACTGCCGCGCGATCCGACCTTCATCAGCCGGTTGGCATCCAAATTAGTCGAGTTCGATATCGTGGACATGCCGAAAGAGGTGATCGTCGAGTCGGTTTTTTCGGCGATGATCGCCCACGAATATCAAAGTCTCGCCATGGCAAGTCTTTTGTTTTCGAGGCTGGTCCACCGTTCTCCGGGAGTGATCGGAGCGGCGTTCGCGGTCCGCAAGTCCCTTTTTGATCGTTTGGGCGGGTTTAAGCGGGTGGTGCACGAGGACGGCGATTTCGGCGCGCGCGCGTTCCGTCTCCATGCCCGCTATGCCTACGACCTTTCCCTGAAAGTGCGCACCGGAATGCCCGACACGCTGGATGACTGGATCAAGCAACGAAAGCGCTGGACGCTGATAAATGTGTTGTGGTTTAAGGACAATTTTCTTTATATGGCGAAAAGCGTTTTTCGGCAGCCTTCGATTTTGACGACTCTTCTCGCTATAGCGCTTCCTTCCGTCGTTTCGCTGCTGCTCTTCGCATCGTTGACAGTGGGAAAACTATCCTTCCTGAATCCGTTGATATTTATGATCGCGCAATCCTTCCAATTTCCGGCGGGTTTGTTCTTGTGGCTCTCCCATCACGCGATGCTTTCAGACGGCTTGATCAGCACGCTGGCAGGCTTTGCATTTACTTTCGCGGTATACGGTTCTTTTTCGGCCATCGCCCGTTTCCGTTTTAATCCGCTGTCTTTCGTTCTGTATTACCTGGCGTACGCCCCCTTTATCATGGCAATAAATATCGCGATGTTCATTACGCAATGGCGAACGGTTTCGGTTGATCTGGAGTGGAAAACCTGA
- a CDS encoding Wadjet anti-phage system protein JetD domain-containing protein codes for MNLSFPDDLKAKLLDAWRKGKYFTVPEPVSENSCPDYAASEPPNLRFPLKGPTASESLKGFDTVRRWTEAWALHADKEARSGLTLVWKEWDHRQLGKNRIPEAVIFFQLDDLALYLGKRKELDLWRAVCALALVRYPALEPWVRKRPLTLLENAPILEMLLNLTDWYLANRKSGLYLRQVPVPGVDTKFIERNRGLLKQWWNLLDPEALVSVSGDGQPASPALSFEDRFGFRAKPELIRFRILDPLSTFTPYTDLSVPADEFASVTLPQSRILIIENDITALSLPSLPDTAVIFGRGYGFTSLAKSRWLADKNIWYWGDLDTNGFAILDQLRSAFPSARSFLMDRKTLLANRDKWVTEPAPARRSLTRLTVDENLLYRDLLENRLVPLDSYPLNGIPRLEQELIPWQTVLAALEKIILIDLV; via the coding sequence GTGAATCTCTCCTTCCCCGATGACCTGAAGGCGAAACTACTCGACGCTTGGCGTAAAGGGAAATATTTCACGGTGCCCGAGCCGGTGAGTGAAAACTCATGCCCCGATTATGCCGCTTCCGAACCGCCCAACCTTCGGTTTCCCCTCAAGGGTCCCACCGCTTCAGAATCCCTCAAAGGCTTCGATACGGTCCGCCGCTGGACCGAAGCGTGGGCGCTGCATGCGGACAAGGAAGCCAGGAGCGGACTGACCCTTGTATGGAAGGAATGGGATCACCGCCAGCTCGGAAAAAACCGCATCCCCGAAGCGGTAATCTTCTTCCAGCTCGACGATCTTGCCCTCTATCTCGGCAAACGGAAAGAGCTTGACCTTTGGCGCGCCGTCTGCGCTCTCGCGCTCGTGCGCTATCCGGCCCTCGAACCTTGGGTTCGCAAACGCCCTCTCACCCTTCTGGAGAATGCGCCTATCCTCGAGATGCTCCTTAACCTTACAGATTGGTATCTCGCTAACCGGAAATCCGGCCTATACCTTCGTCAGGTTCCGGTACCCGGGGTAGACACCAAATTCATAGAGCGAAACCGCGGATTACTCAAACAGTGGTGGAATCTGCTCGACCCGGAAGCGCTCGTCAGCGTGTCAGGCGACGGTCAGCCTGCGAGCCCCGCCCTCTCCTTCGAAGACCGCTTCGGCTTTCGCGCCAAACCGGAACTCATCCGCTTCCGCATCCTTGACCCGCTTTCAACCTTCACGCCTTACACCGACCTCTCGGTTCCCGCCGATGAGTTCGCCTCCGTAACCCTGCCCCAGTCCCGCATCCTCATCATCGAAAACGACATCACCGCCCTCTCGCTGCCGAGCCTTCCCGACACCGCCGTCATTTTCGGCCGGGGCTACGGCTTCACTAGCCTCGCGAAAAGCCGGTGGCTAGCTGACAAAAATATATGGTATTGGGGCGATCTCGACACCAACGGCTTCGCAATTCTCGACCAACTCCGCTCCGCCTTTCCCTCTGCCCGGTCCTTCCTTATGGACCGCAAAACCCTTCTCGCCAACCGCGACAAATGGGTCACCGAACCCGCCCCAGCCCGACGCAGCCTCACCCGGCTTACCGTCGATGAAAACCTTCTTTATCGCGACCTTCTCGAAAACCGCCTCGTCCCTCTAGATTCGTATCCCTTGAACGGCATTCCCCGCCTCGAACAGGAATTAATCCCTTGGCAAACCGTTCTCGCCGCCCTCGAAAAAATAATCCTTATTGATTTAGTTTAA
- a CDS encoding ATP-binding protein — translation MIAVNDGFLDFAESDTLAGFRLDRLEVYNWGTFNGRVWTFPLEGKNALLTGDIGSGKSTLVDALTTLLIPANRIAYNRAAGAGTKERDLRSYVLGYFKSERSDEGLASRSVALRGTQDYSVILGVFRNEGYNQTVTLAQVFWQKDVKGQPARFYLVSESDLNVRDHFTGFGSEIGALRKNLKSLPSCALFDDFKSYGLEWRRIFGIQNEQALELFHQTVSMKSVGDLTDFVQRHMLEAFESGPKIEALIHHFDDLDRAHEAILRARDQINRLKPLAADLGSHAEETALRENLTSCRNGLSLHYGFIRRDLLAEKIAQLEKEINSKRTVLETVTSELNDTRLERERIKESIAAQGGNEIERLRTQKIQLEASRDKLKENRKRYDDLRKVAELPAAGDAESFARNLSLAREANAALTEKEAAIQNSRTEIDVNIHGLREKQQAVNAEIASLKKRASNIPARQVEIRDDLCRALDLLPEALPFCGELLRIKEGEEEWEGAAERVLHNFALSLLVSEERYQRVSEYVDRTNLRGRLVYFRVREEMGSGSGSGGMSASTDSLASKIDVKRDPAFAPWVTAQLERRFDHVCCRSLTDFRRNEKAVTPSGQTKEGGARHEKDDRYDLRDRSRYVLGWTNREKIRVLEKTASELASEMAALAEKRNSLLEELDVLRSVRDAVSALENFLRFEDIDWQGAALKIAEVEKALRVLEGSSDILKDLTRRLAETESRLDEQENRLNSRRDALSRLEQQEEDKKADLGTCETSILSALESYIPKNPALAPRDDLASLLEPLQKEAPGEHSPNLMNLDLQERTFRDYLQGKIDSAGKRLETLTGRIVGRMKDFRLAYPVETRELDESVAAGEEYRSMLSKLLADDLPAFEAKFKTLLNENTIREVANFRAQLDAEGSLIRERIDRINKSLAAIDYNPGRYILLEHQSSVDAEIREFRAQLRSCTEGTLGQTQDELYGERKFLQVKEIIQRFRGREGYAELDRRWTEKVTDVRNWFGFAASERWREDDTEFEHYADSGGKSGGQKEKLAYTILAASLAYQFGLERGETKSRSFRFVMIDEAFGRGSDESSRYGLRLFKELNLQLLIVTPLQKIHIIEPYVSTVGFVYNDEGRDSRLQTLTIEAYRAKKAERAAGQAGSDIGSGESASPENDQ, via the coding sequence ATGATCGCGGTGAATGACGGCTTCCTTGATTTTGCGGAAAGCGACACCCTGGCGGGGTTCCGTCTGGACCGGCTGGAGGTGTACAACTGGGGAACCTTTAACGGCCGGGTGTGGACCTTTCCCCTGGAGGGAAAAAACGCCCTGTTGACCGGCGACATCGGCTCTGGTAAATCCACCCTGGTGGACGCCCTGACCACTTTGTTGATTCCGGCAAACCGGATCGCCTATAACCGGGCTGCCGGGGCGGGAACAAAGGAGCGGGATTTGCGCTCCTACGTGCTCGGGTATTTCAAGTCCGAGCGGAGCGATGAAGGCCTTGCTTCGCGCTCGGTGGCCCTGCGCGGAACGCAGGATTATTCGGTGATTCTCGGGGTGTTCCGGAACGAGGGCTACAACCAGACCGTGACCCTGGCCCAGGTGTTTTGGCAAAAAGACGTGAAGGGCCAGCCTGCGCGGTTTTACCTTGTATCCGAATCTGACTTGAATGTGCGGGATCATTTCACGGGCTTCGGAAGCGAAATCGGGGCTTTGAGGAAAAACCTGAAATCTCTTCCTTCCTGCGCGCTTTTTGACGACTTTAAAAGTTACGGCCTTGAGTGGCGGCGTATTTTCGGCATTCAGAACGAGCAGGCTTTGGAGCTCTTTCACCAGACAGTGTCCATGAAATCAGTAGGCGACCTGACGGATTTCGTCCAGCGCCACATGCTCGAAGCCTTTGAAAGCGGTCCGAAGATCGAAGCTCTTATTCATCACTTTGACGATCTTGACCGGGCCCATGAGGCGATCCTTCGCGCCCGTGATCAGATTAACCGGCTGAAACCCCTGGCAGCCGATCTTGGTTCCCATGCCGAAGAAACGGCCTTGAGGGAAAACCTGACTTCTTGCCGGAATGGATTGAGCCTGCATTACGGTTTTATCCGCCGCGACCTGCTCGCCGAAAAAATCGCCCAGCTCGAAAAAGAAATCAATTCGAAGCGGACCGTCCTTGAAACGGTGACCTCTGAGCTCAACGATACGCGGCTCGAGCGGGAGCGGATCAAGGAATCCATCGCCGCCCAGGGTGGTAACGAGATTGAGCGGCTCCGCACCCAAAAAATACAGCTGGAAGCGAGCCGGGACAAACTGAAGGAAAACAGGAAACGGTATGACGATCTTCGGAAGGTCGCGGAACTTCCTGCAGCGGGCGACGCGGAATCCTTTGCCCGAAACCTCAGCCTTGCCCGGGAGGCGAACGCGGCCCTTACCGAGAAAGAAGCGGCGATTCAAAACAGCCGAACCGAGATAGATGTAAACATTCATGGGCTCCGGGAAAAACAGCAGGCGGTTAATGCGGAAATTGCCTCGCTGAAAAAGCGGGCGAGCAATATACCCGCCCGGCAAGTGGAGATTCGCGACGACCTTTGCCGCGCCCTGGATTTGCTGCCGGAAGCCCTGCCTTTTTGCGGCGAGCTCTTGCGCATAAAAGAAGGGGAGGAAGAGTGGGAAGGTGCCGCCGAGCGGGTTCTGCACAACTTTGCCCTGTCCTTGTTGGTGAGCGAGGAGCGCTATCAGCGGGTTTCAGAATACGTGGATCGTACCAATTTGCGGGGCCGCTTGGTGTACTTCCGGGTGCGGGAGGAAATGGGCAGCGGGAGCGGCTCGGGCGGGATGTCTGCCAGTACCGACTCTCTCGCGTCGAAGATCGATGTGAAGCGCGACCCTGCCTTTGCGCCCTGGGTAACCGCCCAGCTGGAGCGTCGGTTTGACCACGTGTGCTGCCGCAGCCTTACGGACTTCAGACGGAACGAGAAGGCGGTGACACCTTCGGGACAAACCAAGGAAGGGGGCGCCCGGCACGAGAAGGACGACCGCTACGACCTTCGGGACCGGAGCCGCTACGTTCTCGGCTGGACTAACCGAGAAAAAATCAGGGTCCTCGAAAAAACCGCCTCGGAGCTGGCCAGTGAAATGGCCGCCCTGGCGGAAAAACGGAACTCCCTCCTTGAAGAGCTCGACGTTCTCCGCTCCGTCCGCGACGCCGTGTCCGCCCTGGAAAACTTTCTCCGCTTCGAGGATATCGACTGGCAGGGAGCTGCTCTCAAGATCGCCGAAGTTGAAAAAGCCCTTCGTGTCCTGGAAGGCTCTTCCGACATCCTCAAAGATCTGACCCGTCGTTTAGCCGAAACCGAGAGTCGTTTGGACGAGCAGGAAAACCGGCTCAACTCCCGGCGCGATGCCCTTTCCCGGCTGGAACAGCAGGAGGAGGATAAAAAAGCCGATTTGGGAACCTGTGAAACCTCGATTTTGAGCGCCCTCGAATCCTATATTCCCAAGAACCCGGCTCTTGCTCCCCGGGACGATCTAGCCTCCTTGTTGGAGCCCCTGCAAAAAGAAGCCCCGGGCGAACATTCTCCGAACTTGATGAATCTTGATCTGCAGGAGCGTACCTTTCGGGATTACCTTCAGGGTAAAATTGATTCCGCAGGGAAACGGCTTGAAACCCTTACCGGTAGAATAGTCGGCCGCATGAAAGATTTCCGCTTGGCTTATCCCGTGGAAACCCGGGAACTGGACGAATCAGTGGCCGCAGGCGAGGAATACCGCTCCATGCTTTCGAAGCTCCTGGCTGACGACCTTCCCGCCTTCGAGGCGAAGTTTAAAACCCTGTTGAACGAAAATACCATCCGCGAGGTAGCGAATTTCCGCGCCCAGCTCGACGCCGAAGGAAGCCTGATCCGCGAGCGTATCGACCGCATCAACAAGTCTCTCGCCGCCATCGATTACAATCCGGGGCGATATATTCTGCTCGAGCATCAAAGTTCAGTTGATGCGGAAATCAGGGAGTTCCGGGCACAGCTTCGCTCCTGCACCGAAGGCACTCTGGGCCAAACCCAGGACGAACTCTATGGGGAGCGGAAATTCCTGCAGGTGAAGGAAATTATCCAGCGGTTCCGGGGCAGGGAAGGGTATGCCGAGCTGGATCGCCGCTGGACCGAAAAGGTTACCGACGTACGCAATTGGTTCGGCTTCGCTGCCTCCGAGCGCTGGCGGGAAGACGACACCGAGTTCGAGCATTACGCCGACTCGGGCGGAAAATCCGGCGGCCAGAAAGAAAAACTCGCCTACACGATTCTCGCCGCGAGCCTTGCCTACCAGTTTGGCCTGGAGCGGGGCGAAACCAAATCCCGCAGCTTCCGCTTTGTCATGATCGACGAAGCCTTCGGCCGGGGGTCCGACGAATCAAGCCGATACGGACTGCGCCTTTTTAAGGAACTCAACCTGCAGCTCCTCATCGTCACACCCCTGCAAAAAATCCATATCATCGAGCCCTATGTGTCCACCGTCGGCTTCGTCTACAACGATGAAGGCCGCGACTCCCGTCTTCAGACCCTCACGATCGAGGCTTACCGCGCCAAGAAAGCGGAACGTGCCGCAGGGCAAGCGGGCTCCGACATTGGTTCGGGCGAATCAGCTTCTCCGGAGAACGATCAGTGA
- a CDS encoding DUF4194 domain-containing protein: MKEKDIDYSRVLVRLLKGIVYREDDEGLWQSLLKRQGSVMDHFNLLGLDLVLSEEEGYGFLKSTADEESADIPKLIPRRQLSYPVSLILALLRRKFAEHDAAGSDPRLILDREELIKLTETFLQKGNNEVQWLTRFDNYLNRVHDLGFIRYLGDDGKKIEVRRVLKVFVDAQWLSEFDKRLAEYGEFDYGTKGGQDNDRGE; the protein is encoded by the coding sequence ATGAAAGAAAAAGACATTGACTATTCCAGGGTGCTGGTTCGCCTTTTGAAAGGTATCGTGTATCGGGAAGATGACGAGGGCCTGTGGCAAAGCCTTTTGAAGCGTCAGGGGTCGGTGATGGACCATTTCAACCTCCTGGGCCTTGACCTCGTCCTTTCCGAGGAAGAGGGCTACGGCTTTTTGAAGTCCACCGCCGACGAGGAGTCGGCGGATATTCCGAAGCTCATACCGCGCCGGCAGCTGAGCTATCCCGTGAGCCTGATTTTGGCCCTGCTCCGGCGGAAGTTTGCCGAGCACGACGCGGCGGGGTCAGACCCCCGGCTGATCCTTGACCGGGAAGAGCTGATAAAATTGACCGAGACCTTTTTGCAAAAGGGCAACAACGAGGTTCAGTGGCTTACCCGGTTCGACAACTATTTGAACCGGGTGCACGACCTGGGTTTTATCCGCTATTTGGGAGATGACGGGAAGAAGATCGAGGTGCGCCGGGTTTTGAAGGTCTTTGTGGATGCTCAATGGCTTTCGGAGTTCGACAAACGCCTGGCTGAATACGGCGAGTTCGATTACGGCACAAAGGGAGGCCAGGACAATGATCGCGGTGAATGA
- a CDS encoding DUF3375 family protein translates to MSLLLDQAFVDRARLEANIDSCLADSAQVSLAAVLSRFPLEEGLSELVAYVQIASERPLSIIDETGRERVSWVDDNEVLREARSPLILFCRSSK, encoded by the coding sequence ATGAGCCTTCTTCTGGATCAGGCTTTTGTGGACCGCGCACGGCTCGAGGCGAATATCGATTCCTGCCTGGCCGATTCGGCTCAGGTAAGCCTTGCAGCGGTGCTTTCGCGCTTTCCCTTGGAGGAAGGCTTATCCGAGCTGGTGGCCTACGTACAGATCGCCTCGGAGCGACCGCTGAGCATTATCGACGAGACGGGCCGGGAGCGGGTTTCCTGGGTCGATGATAACGAGGTGCTGCGTGAAGCGCGATCACCGCTCATTCTCTTTTGCCGGAGTTCAAAATGA
- a CDS encoding DUF3375 domain-containing protein produces the protein MALDFDTLAHHRKNHPAWRLFMADNAAMVASFLDRTFRENNVRQVSETDLILALDDYQRTLAERLEGDPFPRTAAEYLTEWTSDSRGWLRKFYPQGSDTPHYDLTPEAEKALSWMEQLSGSGFLGTEGRLNLCFDLLRQVVHGTEENRELRMKALKKQKKEVEAEIERLKKGEFTGLTDRELRERFQQFRQTARDLLGDFRAVERNFMDLDRSIREEITLWDGEKSDLLRRILDRHDEITDSDEGMSFRAFWDFIMHPASRDELEALLDKAWNIRELGDLLEDRRLRRVHFDWIFAGEQTQRRVAQLSSQLRRYLDDKAFWENRRIMDLLRSIEHKAVGHAEEPPSDAAFMEISGSRCDITLPMDYPLFMPPWRCPWTALCRKPVRKSWT, from the coding sequence ATGGCATTAGATTTTGATACCCTCGCGCATCACAGGAAAAATCACCCGGCCTGGCGGCTTTTTATGGCGGACAATGCGGCTATGGTGGCCTCTTTTTTGGACCGGACGTTTCGGGAAAATAATGTGCGGCAGGTGAGCGAGACCGATTTAATTCTTGCGCTGGACGATTATCAGCGGACATTAGCCGAGCGGCTGGAGGGGGATCCGTTTCCGCGTACTGCGGCGGAGTATTTGACCGAGTGGACGTCCGATTCCCGGGGCTGGCTTCGCAAATTTTACCCCCAAGGTTCGGACACTCCCCATTACGATTTGACGCCTGAGGCGGAGAAGGCCCTGTCGTGGATGGAGCAGCTTTCGGGGTCGGGGTTTCTCGGGACCGAGGGGCGGCTCAATTTGTGTTTTGACCTTTTGCGGCAGGTGGTACACGGGACCGAGGAAAATCGGGAGCTCCGGATGAAGGCCCTGAAGAAGCAGAAGAAAGAGGTCGAGGCCGAGATTGAGCGGCTGAAGAAGGGCGAGTTTACGGGGCTTACCGACCGGGAACTGAGGGAGCGGTTTCAGCAGTTCCGTCAGACCGCCCGGGATTTGCTTGGGGATTTTCGCGCGGTGGAGCGGAACTTTATGGATCTGGACCGGTCCATCCGCGAGGAGATTACCCTGTGGGACGGGGAAAAGAGCGACCTTCTCAGGCGCATTCTTGACCGTCACGACGAGATTACCGATTCCGACGAGGGCATGAGTTTTCGCGCTTTTTGGGATTTTATCATGCATCCCGCGAGCCGGGATGAGCTGGAAGCCTTGTTGGACAAGGCGTGGAATATCCGCGAGCTGGGGGACCTTCTTGAAGACCGACGGCTTCGTCGGGTGCATTTTGACTGGATTTTCGCGGGGGAGCAAACCCAGCGCCGGGTGGCCCAGCTCTCGAGCCAGCTTCGCCGGTATCTTGACGACAAGGCTTTTTGGGAAAACCGGCGCATTATGGACCTGCTGAGGAGCATCGAGCACAAGGCGGTAGGGCATGCGGAAGAACCGCCGAGCGACGCCGCTTTTATGGAAATTTCCGGGAGTCGCTGCGATATAACCCTGCCCATGGATTATCCCCTTTTCATGCCCCCTTGGCGGTGTCCCTGGACAGCGCTTTGCCGGAAACCGGTTCGGAAGAGTTGGACATGA
- a CDS encoding DUF4372 domain-containing protein: MLLVQMLDFIPISQFQQLVQLHETEKGSKGFSSWSYFYHDAFRAAFWSIGIAIHRR; the protein is encoded by the coding sequence ATGCTATTGGTCCAAATGCTAGATTTCATTCCAATATCTCAATTCCAACAGCTGGTACAATTACATGAAACCGAGAAAGGCTCCAAGGGATTTTCCAGTTGGTCTTATTTTTACCACGATGCTTTTCGCGCAGCTTTCTGGTCAATCGGGATTGCGATCCATAGAAGATAG
- a CDS encoding WYL domain-containing protein translates to MDRLRAKLNATILHDKVRPVQSTVYTFKGSISYEGKEDIIDLLCSCIEERARAAVTYRSPSSAEDKTYDIEPLTLVDHGNALYVIVAIPKHNRNIRILAVDRIKKLVKTGEVFEIPDGFDPHAYLTPSFGITVEEPLNVQIRFTAEAAFYIRERVWGQNQSIQECKDGSIILSFSASGIKEIAAWILSWGKGARALEPEALVERVREELAGAAAGYGEG, encoded by the coding sequence ATGGACCGATTGCGAGCGAAGCTCAATGCAACCATCCTCCACGACAAAGTGCGGCCTGTGCAGAGCACGGTCTACACTTTCAAGGGCAGCATCTCCTACGAGGGCAAGGAAGACATCATCGACCTCCTGTGCTCCTGCATCGAAGAACGCGCGCGCGCGGCCGTAACCTACCGCTCGCCCTCCTCCGCCGAAGATAAAACCTACGACATCGAACCGCTCACTCTGGTGGATCACGGCAACGCCCTCTACGTGATCGTCGCCATCCCCAAGCACAACCGCAACATCCGCATACTCGCCGTAGACCGCATCAAAAAGCTGGTTAAAACCGGCGAAGTCTTCGAGATACCGGACGGTTTCGACCCCCACGCCTATCTCACCCCCTCATTCGGCATCACCGTGGAAGAACCCCTGAACGTACAAATCCGCTTTACAGCGGAAGCCGCCTTCTACATCCGCGAACGAGTCTGGGGCCAAAATCAAAGCATTCAGGAATGCAAAGACGGCTCGATCATCCTGTCCTTTAGCGCCTCCGGCATAAAAGAAATCGCCGCCTGGATCCTGTCCTGGGGCAAAGGCGCCCGCGCCCTCGAACCGGAAGCCCTGGTAGAGCGCGTACGGGAAGAGCTCGCAGGAGCGGCCGCGGGGTATGGGGAGGGGTGA